The following is a genomic window from bacterium.
CTCTAGCGTCATAAATACAAAAAAATCCTATCCGTGTTCATCTGTGTTTATCTGTGGTTTTTGTAGAAGTTTATTTGAGCAGGAGTCCTACTTCTGCGCCCCGCCCAACTCCAAGCGTGCGCGCAGCCGAGCCCTGATTTTGGGCGATCTCCAGGAAGTTGGTGCTGCCGAAAAGTCCGATGACTTCCCCTTTTTGCGCCTCAGCGTAGTACTCTTTCAGGCCGTTCATTTCCTGTTTTGCAATGAGGATTTTTAGGGTGTTGCCCGGCACTTTTTCACGGGCCGCATCTATGTCTTGCCGGGAGATATTCGTAATCAGATTCCCAAATCTATCTACGTGCATTACATTTCCTTTCAGCAGCGAGTCTCCCACCATTTTTGCTTTTGGCAATGTAATTTTTGAGTATTCGCTGACCGGGTCTCCAAAATTCAACATATCCGTTCCGCGCGCTAACCAGGCTGCTGCAGGAGCGAAAATATCGCGTCCGTGAAATGTTTTGCTGACTTCGGGAAGCATCAGATGCTCTGCTCCGATTTCTACAACAGTCGATACCGGTTCAGCATCGTATACCAGAGATAGAACTCCGTTGTCAGGCGCAACAAAATAGTAGTTATCCGTCGCAACAATGATCGGCTTTCGCGCAGATCCGACTGT
Proteins encoded in this region:
- a CDS encoding SAM-dependent chlorinase/fluorinase, with product MAAVRTPIITLLTDFGTKDHFVASMKAVILSITPQVQIVDLSHEVPAHDILEAGFILRSCFSYFPSRTIHVVVVDPTVGSARKPIIVATDNYYFVAPDNGVLSLVYDAEPVSTVVEIGAEHLMLPEVSKTFHGRDIFAPAAAWLARGTDMLNFGDPVSEYSKITLPKAKMVGDSLLKGNVMHVDRFGNLITNISRQDIDAAREKVPGNTLKILIAKQEMNGLKEYYAEAQKGEVIGLFGSTNFLEIAQNQGSAARTLGVGRGAEVGLLLK